From the Comamonas odontotermitis genome, one window contains:
- the purU gene encoding formyltetrahydrofolate deformylase — MTNAYILTLSCPDRTGIVHAVSGFLLEQGGNIEEAAQFNDHATGLFFMRVRFACANTDYDTLRGALTEFAKPLDMKLRLYSASEPMRTVIFVSREGHCLNDLLFRWKSGLLPIDIRAIISNHRDFYQLAASYNIPFHHLPMSKDNKAEVEAKQFEIIKAESADLVVLARYMQILSDDLCRKLSGRAINIHHSFLPSFKGARPYYQAHERGVKLIGATAHYVTADLDEGPIIEQDVARVDHSRTVEDLTTIGRDTESQVLARAVKWHSEHRVLMNGHKTVVFR; from the coding sequence ATGACCAACGCTTACATCCTCACGCTTTCCTGCCCTGATCGCACCGGCATCGTGCATGCCGTGTCTGGATTTCTGCTGGAGCAAGGCGGCAATATCGAAGAGGCCGCGCAGTTCAACGACCATGCCACGGGCCTGTTCTTCATGCGTGTGCGCTTTGCCTGCGCCAATACCGACTACGACACGCTGCGCGGCGCCCTGACGGAGTTTGCCAAGCCACTGGACATGAAGCTGCGGCTGTATTCGGCCAGCGAGCCCATGCGCACGGTCATTTTCGTCAGCCGCGAAGGCCATTGCCTCAATGACCTGCTGTTCCGCTGGAAGTCGGGCCTGCTGCCCATCGACATCCGCGCCATCATCAGCAACCACCGCGACTTCTACCAGCTCGCGGCCAGCTACAACATTCCCTTCCACCACCTGCCGATGTCCAAGGACAACAAGGCCGAGGTGGAGGCCAAGCAGTTCGAGATCATCAAGGCCGAGTCGGCCGATCTCGTGGTGCTGGCGCGCTACATGCAGATCCTGTCGGACGACCTGTGCCGCAAGCTCTCGGGCCGCGCCATCAATATCCACCACAGCTTCCTGCCCAGCTTCAAGGGCGCGCGACCCTACTACCAGGCACACGAGCGCGGCGTGAAACTGATCGGCGCCACCGCCCACTATGTAACGGCCGACCTCGACGAAGGCCCGATCATCGAGCAGGATGTGGCCCGCGTGGACCATTCGCGCACCGTCGAAGACCTCACCACCATCGGCCGCGATACCGAAAGCCAGGTGCTGGCCCGCGCCGTGAAGTGGCACAGCGAACACCGGGTGCTGATGAACGGCCACAAGACCGTGGTCTTCCGCTGA
- a CDS encoding GNAT family N-acetyltransferase — protein MQQLPSFPSSRYAIPQPAAWAVRGLSLRHACDEDLPWLLMLYSQSRKAELAPVPWPAAVKAAFLESQFALQHRHFVQAGTSGAWWIVCQKSADGMVQSIGRLYLAEGVHTVTVVDICLLGAHQSQGLGTALLRQVMHEAAQAGRSVSLHVAHDNTGALRLYQRLGFVAQEDIGSHLRMQWLPPTAG, from the coding sequence GTGCAGCAGCTACCATCATTTCCAAGCTCGCGGTACGCGATACCACAGCCTGCTGCATGGGCGGTGCGGGGCCTGTCACTGCGGCATGCCTGTGATGAAGACCTACCCTGGCTGCTGATGCTCTACAGCCAGTCACGCAAAGCCGAGCTGGCCCCGGTGCCCTGGCCTGCCGCCGTCAAAGCCGCTTTTCTGGAGAGCCAGTTTGCGCTGCAGCACCGGCACTTTGTGCAGGCGGGTACGAGCGGCGCCTGGTGGATCGTGTGCCAGAAGAGCGCAGATGGCATGGTCCAATCCATTGGCCGTCTGTACCTTGCCGAGGGTGTACACACCGTCACGGTGGTGGATATCTGCCTGCTTGGCGCACACCAGTCACAGGGTCTGGGCACGGCGCTGCTGCGCCAGGTGATGCATGAGGCGGCACAGGCCGGGCGTTCGGTAAGCCTGCATGTGGCGCACGACAATACGGGTGCATTGCGGCTCTACCAGCGGCTGGGATTCGTCGCGCAGGAAGATATTGGCAGTCACCTGCGGATGCAGTGGCTACCGCCAACGGCAGGTTAG
- a CDS encoding phage tail protein — MSEPYVGEIRMFGFWRVPNGWFACDGSLIPIAQYEVLYALLGTTYGGDGVNTFAVPDLRGRLPIHQGTGPGLSTYVIGQKAGTETVTLISSQMPAHTHTVSASTAAATSQSPASNQVLAAISGDGLYATEVAGDPIATHSQTVGTAGGTQPHENTMPTLAVNFCIAWAGVFPSQG, encoded by the coding sequence ATGAGTGAACCTTATGTTGGCGAAATACGCATGTTTGGTTTTTGGCGCGTCCCCAATGGCTGGTTTGCCTGCGACGGAAGCCTGATACCCATTGCGCAATATGAAGTACTGTATGCCCTTCTTGGCACCACTTATGGAGGGGATGGGGTCAATACCTTTGCGGTTCCCGATCTACGTGGGAGGTTGCCGATTCATCAGGGGACAGGGCCTGGGCTGAGCACGTACGTCATCGGACAAAAAGCGGGTACAGAAACCGTCACACTGATTTCCTCGCAGATGCCGGCCCATACGCACACAGTGTCAGCAAGTACAGCGGCTGCAACATCGCAATCGCCGGCATCCAACCAGGTGCTGGCCGCCATCAGTGGGGACGGACTGTATGCCACCGAGGTTGCGGGAGACCCCATCGCAACCCATTCGCAAACTGTGGGTACTGCGGGAGGCACCCAGCCCCATGAAAACACGATGCCGACCTTGGCAGTGAATTTTTGTATCGCCTGGGCAGGCGTCTTCCCTTCGCAAGGGTAA
- a CDS encoding beta strand repeat-containing protein: MPLTRLWAAPPQVASVPAGGSINIDISGLDGPDNFGFGEGVVAPPNQPVAPQHGTAVVGPDINGQQFVTYSHDGSATSSDTFTLEDPQGVWLVFNITITASGSAITITPGSLALKTGMAASTTFAAIGGTEPYSYVVSSGALPTGLTLSPGGQLSGTPAVRGNYSFTVRATDNQTVSGTKSYAGALGNPDLSITPATIHLATGMPASAQVPVPGGVTPLALSLQPGSTMPQGLLLSTNGSITGTPTAPGSYTVQLLVSDASVDPVYPLIDYSEIHTLTIEVANATVPGAPVIGTAIGGNGAAQIAFTPPASNGGSAILSYTATCGSASQTGTASPIEVTGLTNGVTYTCSVTATNAVGPSADSGSVSVMPKGAPQAPSLTAVQPADSSATLTFSAPSSDGGDPITGYTAVCDPGTISQNGTLSSITVTGLSNGATYSCVVLATNSLGSTPSNALSVTPRTMPAAPTITSADPLNGKASIVFSAPASNGGAPISDYRVSCSGGLTVTGPGSPIEVGGMANGTAYTCTVAARNAAGFGAESALASVTPFGPPGAPTISGATPGNTQATVTFTPPVADGGRPVSGYTASCSAASAPTRTQNGTSSPLVVTGMTNGTAYACTVTASNLAGSGTPSAVVNVTPGLVPDAPTIGLATRGNGQILVDFTPAAPNGLAVIDFTATCLPGPVPVTAATGPITVPGLTNGTAYSCSVTARNAIGSSQPSASVTATPATLPGAPSITAISTGNAELTLSFAPPASDGGSAITAYSASCGAGTTTVSGTSSPLKVTGLTNGTTYSCTVSATNEVGPGPASAAQTGIPSAKSYSAPSPSGTGVITATLSGGGAGCGFDTSRYLPASEMTTPLAGIRFPHGLFDFKTTGCEVGSTITIELAYPSAIPAGAQYWKYGPQPGKAPSWYVYPATVGTNTITYTVTDGQTGDDDLAANGSIADPGGFGVAEASAGAVPVPSQSEGMLALLALLLAALAWQQAPRRSRGSAHNKQWEH; the protein is encoded by the coding sequence GTGCCGCTCACGCGGCTCTGGGCTGCCCCGCCGCAGGTAGCCTCAGTACCTGCTGGCGGCTCTATCAACATCGACATATCGGGGCTTGACGGCCCGGACAACTTTGGTTTTGGCGAAGGTGTGGTGGCCCCGCCCAACCAGCCCGTCGCCCCGCAGCATGGCACGGCAGTGGTCGGCCCCGATATCAATGGCCAGCAGTTTGTGACGTATAGCCATGACGGCTCGGCCACGTCCTCCGATACCTTCACGTTGGAAGACCCGCAAGGGGTCTGGCTGGTTTTCAACATCACCATCACTGCCTCCGGCTCTGCCATCACCATCACCCCAGGCAGCCTGGCATTGAAAACAGGCATGGCTGCCAGTACGACGTTCGCGGCCATCGGGGGCACGGAACCCTACAGTTATGTGGTGAGCTCTGGCGCATTGCCCACAGGGTTGACTTTGTCTCCAGGTGGTCAACTGTCCGGCACGCCCGCCGTGCGTGGCAACTACAGCTTTACAGTGAGAGCAACAGACAACCAGACAGTCAGCGGCACGAAATCCTACGCCGGCGCCCTGGGCAACCCTGACCTGTCGATTACGCCTGCAACGATTCATCTCGCCACCGGAATGCCTGCCTCTGCCCAGGTACCCGTTCCTGGCGGGGTAACTCCATTGGCGCTTTCATTGCAGCCAGGCAGCACGATGCCGCAGGGCCTGTTGCTTTCAACAAACGGCAGCATCACCGGAACACCTACTGCGCCGGGTAGCTACACCGTGCAATTGCTGGTCAGCGACGCCTCAGTGGATCCTGTCTATCCCCTTATCGATTACAGCGAAATACACACGCTGACCATCGAGGTGGCCAATGCCACCGTGCCTGGTGCGCCGGTCATCGGCACGGCAATCGGTGGCAACGGCGCGGCCCAGATCGCCTTCACTCCGCCCGCTTCCAATGGCGGCAGCGCCATCCTGTCCTACACCGCCACCTGCGGGTCGGCCAGCCAGACAGGCACTGCATCGCCAATTGAAGTGACGGGCCTCACCAACGGTGTCACTTATACGTGCTCCGTCACGGCCACCAATGCCGTCGGGCCCAGTGCAGATTCTGGCAGCGTTTCCGTGATGCCCAAGGGCGCCCCGCAGGCCCCCTCGCTGACTGCCGTTCAGCCTGCCGATTCTTCAGCGACCTTGACGTTCAGCGCTCCTTCGTCTGATGGCGGCGATCCCATTACCGGTTACACGGCAGTGTGCGATCCAGGGACCATTTCCCAAAACGGAACGCTGTCCAGCATCACGGTGACCGGGTTGAGCAATGGCGCCACCTACAGCTGTGTGGTGTTGGCCACCAACTCTCTGGGCAGCACACCATCGAACGCGCTGAGTGTGACGCCCAGAACCATGCCCGCAGCCCCCACCATCACCAGTGCGGATCCGCTCAACGGAAAAGCATCGATTGTGTTCTCAGCACCTGCCAGCAACGGCGGCGCTCCCATCAGCGACTACCGGGTCAGTTGCAGTGGCGGCTTGACTGTGACCGGGCCAGGCTCACCGATCGAAGTGGGCGGAATGGCAAATGGCACCGCCTATACCTGCACGGTTGCTGCACGGAATGCGGCAGGCTTTGGCGCCGAATCTGCACTCGCATCAGTCACGCCATTTGGCCCGCCTGGGGCACCCACGATCTCCGGCGCAACGCCGGGAAATACGCAGGCAACCGTGACATTCACCCCTCCTGTGGCTGACGGAGGCCGCCCCGTCTCAGGCTACACCGCCAGCTGCAGCGCTGCGAGCGCCCCCACCCGTACACAAAACGGCACCAGCTCGCCACTGGTGGTGACAGGCATGACCAACGGCACTGCCTATGCTTGCACCGTGACCGCCAGCAATCTTGCAGGCTCCGGCACGCCATCTGCGGTGGTCAACGTGACTCCCGGCCTGGTGCCCGATGCGCCAACGATCGGCCTCGCCACCCGAGGCAACGGGCAAATCCTGGTGGACTTCACGCCCGCCGCCCCCAATGGCCTTGCCGTGATCGACTTCACCGCCACCTGCCTGCCGGGCCCTGTGCCCGTCACCGCCGCCACGGGTCCCATCACGGTTCCAGGCCTGACCAATGGCACGGCCTATAGCTGCTCCGTCACCGCGCGCAATGCCATCGGCTCCAGCCAGCCTTCTGCCTCGGTCACCGCCACCCCGGCCACCCTTCCTGGCGCGCCATCCATTACGGCGATTTCGACAGGAAATGCAGAGCTGACCCTCTCCTTTGCGCCTCCAGCGTCTGACGGCGGCAGCGCCATCACGGCCTATAGCGCATCGTGCGGTGCCGGTACCACGACGGTCAGTGGCACCAGTTCGCCCTTGAAGGTCACGGGGCTGACGAATGGCACCACCTACAGCTGCACGGTTAGCGCCACCAATGAGGTAGGCCCCGGCCCAGCCTCTGCCGCGCAAACCGGTATTCCCAGCGCCAAGAGCTATTCCGCACCGTCGCCCAGCGGGACGGGCGTCATCACGGCCACGCTCAGCGGTGGTGGCGCTGGCTGCGGATTCGACACGAGCCGCTATCTGCCAGCATCCGAGATGACCACTCCCTTGGCAGGTATCCGCTTCCCCCACGGTCTGTTTGACTTCAAGACGACGGGCTGCGAGGTCGGGTCGACCATCACCATCGAGCTGGCCTATCCGTCGGCCATTCCCGCCGGCGCGCAGTACTGGAAATATGGCCCGCAGCCTGGCAAGGCGCCATCGTGGTACGTGTATCCAGCCACTGTGGGAACCAATACCATCACCTACACGGTGACGGACGGACAGACCGGCGACGATGATCTGGCTGCCAATGGCTCCATCGCCGATCCCGGCGGGTTTGGGGTCGCCGAGGCCAGCGCAGGCGCCGTGCCCGTCCCCAGCCAGTCGGAAGGAATGCTGGCCCTGCTCGCGCTGCTGCTGGCCGCGCTGGCCTGGCAACAGGCACCGCGCCGCAGCCGCGGTTCTGCACACAACAAGCAATGGGAGCACTGA
- the purE gene encoding 5-(carboxyamino)imidazole ribonucleotide mutase, with protein MTPIQVGVVMGSSSDWDTMQHAVAILQQFGIAFEAQVVSAHRMPDDMFRFAESAADRGLKAIIAGAGGAAHLPGMIAAKTTVPVLGVPVASRHLQGVDSLHSIVQMPKGVPVATFAIGNAGAANAALFAVALLANEDAALRKKLDAFRAEQTEAARNMTLPVNA; from the coding sequence ATGACACCCATCCAAGTTGGCGTGGTCATGGGCTCCAGCAGCGACTGGGACACCATGCAGCACGCAGTTGCCATTCTCCAGCAATTCGGTATCGCCTTCGAAGCCCAGGTGGTCTCGGCGCACCGCATGCCAGACGATATGTTCCGCTTCGCCGAGAGCGCAGCGGACCGGGGCCTCAAGGCCATCATCGCAGGCGCAGGCGGCGCCGCCCATTTGCCGGGCATGATAGCCGCTAAAACCACCGTGCCGGTGCTGGGCGTGCCCGTGGCGAGCCGCCACCTGCAAGGCGTCGATTCGCTGCACTCCATCGTGCAAATGCCCAAGGGCGTGCCCGTGGCCACATTTGCCATCGGCAACGCCGGTGCCGCCAACGCGGCATTGTTCGCCGTGGCCCTGCTGGCCAATGAGGATGCCGCGCTGCGCAAGAAGCTCGACGCCTTCCGCGCCGAGCAGACCGAAGCGGCCCGCAACATGACCTTGCCGGTGAACGCATGA
- the trxA gene encoding thioredoxin, whose translation MIDVTIQNFEAEVIAASMQVPVLVDFWAPWCGPCKTLGPILEKLEVEYAGRFKLVKIDSDQEQQLAGMFGIRSIPTCVLMIAGKPVDGFMGAQPEGKLREFLDKHLPSEAEMAAEAGAGEAQALLDSGDVQSALQMLQEALAADPANDDARFDYVRLLIQTGALDEAEAQLEEPLKRIQHPLRFEALKAWAQAIRFVHEDDRGEWPLEQFDALITANKRDFDTRFAKARVLMAEGQWMASMDELLEIIMRDKTWSDQAARKLYIAILELLTPPKPKDAGAVPGKTAGGIELTGKAGKQEDELTAMLSSYRRRLSMALN comes from the coding sequence ATGATCGACGTCACCATTCAGAATTTTGAAGCCGAAGTCATTGCAGCCTCGATGCAGGTGCCAGTGCTGGTGGACTTCTGGGCGCCCTGGTGCGGCCCCTGCAAGACCCTGGGCCCGATCCTGGAAAAGCTCGAAGTCGAGTACGCCGGCCGCTTCAAGCTGGTCAAGATCGATTCCGACCAGGAGCAGCAACTGGCGGGCATGTTCGGTATCCGCTCCATCCCCACCTGCGTGCTGATGATTGCCGGCAAGCCGGTGGATGGCTTCATGGGCGCTCAGCCCGAAGGCAAGCTGCGCGAGTTTCTGGACAAGCACCTGCCTTCAGAGGCGGAAATGGCTGCCGAAGCAGGCGCCGGCGAAGCACAGGCGCTGCTCGACAGCGGCGATGTGCAATCGGCCCTGCAGATGCTGCAGGAAGCGCTGGCTGCCGATCCGGCCAATGACGATGCACGCTTTGACTATGTGCGCCTCCTGATCCAGACCGGCGCGCTCGATGAAGCCGAGGCCCAGCTTGAAGAGCCGCTCAAGCGCATTCAGCATCCGCTGCGCTTCGAGGCGCTCAAGGCCTGGGCCCAGGCCATCCGCTTTGTGCACGAAGACGACCGCGGTGAATGGCCCCTGGAGCAGTTCGACGCGCTGATTACCGCCAACAAGCGTGACTTTGACACCCGCTTTGCCAAGGCGCGGGTGCTGATGGCCGAAGGCCAGTGGATGGCCAGCATGGACGAGCTGCTGGAGATCATCATGCGCGACAAGACCTGGAGCGACCAGGCGGCCCGCAAGCTCTACATTGCCATTCTGGAGCTGCTCACGCCCCCCAAACCCAAGGACGCAGGTGCCGTACCGGGTAAAACCGCAGGCGGCATCGAGCTGACCGGCAAGGCTGGCAAGCAGGAGGACGAGCTGACAGCCATGCTGAGCAGCTACCGCCGCCGCCTGAGCATGGCGCTCAATTGA
- a CDS encoding phage tail protein, whose amino-acid sequence MSEFFMGKIMISGFGFTPKYFAQCNGQLLPINQNTALFSLLGTYYGGNGTTNFALPDLRGRTPIGAGSSVDPSWNPSPFNIGEVGGVESVTLLSSNLPSHTHTLQATTATGTTRIPKGNALANSASTALYATASPNVALAPQSISQAGNTLPHSNLQPYTALNFCIALQGIYPSRN is encoded by the coding sequence ATGAGCGAATTTTTTATGGGAAAAATCATGATCTCTGGCTTTGGTTTTACCCCCAAGTACTTTGCGCAATGCAATGGCCAACTATTGCCCATTAACCAGAACACGGCCCTTTTTTCGTTGCTGGGCACGTATTACGGTGGCAATGGCACAACCAACTTTGCATTGCCGGATCTGAGGGGCCGCACACCCATTGGCGCCGGTAGTTCTGTTGACCCAAGCTGGAACCCTTCTCCTTTCAACATCGGCGAGGTAGGCGGCGTCGAAAGTGTTACGCTGCTGTCCTCCAACCTGCCATCACATACCCATACTCTGCAAGCAACGACCGCCACGGGTACTACGCGTATTCCCAAAGGCAATGCATTGGCAAACAGTGCTTCAACGGCTCTTTACGCCACAGCTTCACCCAACGTCGCCTTGGCGCCGCAGTCCATCTCGCAGGCAGGCAACACCCTGCCGCACTCCAACCTGCAGCCCTATACGGCGCTGAATTTCTGCATTGCCCTACAGGGGATCTATCCCTCGCGCAATTGA
- a CDS encoding FAD-linked oxidase C-terminal domain-containing protein, translating to MSANASPPTSTADRATRQREVVAALRKVLPDDCLLWHDEDTTPYECDGLTAYRQRPLVVCLPETYEQVQAVLQTCHALQAPVVARGAGTGLSGSALPIALGVTLSMARFNQILRVDPAACTAVVQCGVRNLAISDAAAPYGLYYAPDPSSQIACTIGGNIAENSGGVHCLKYGLTVHNVLKIKGFTVAGEPIEFGSEALDVAGYDLLAAVIGSEGMLAVATEVTVRLIPKPQLARCIMASFDDVRKAGDAVAAVIAAGIIPAGLEMMDKPMTAAVEDFVRAGYDLTAEAILLCESDGTPEEVAEEIAHMTHVLRQAGATAISVSNNEEERLRFWSGRKNAFPASGRISPDYMCMDSTIPRKRLADILLSIQEMEKKYGLRCANVFHAGDGNLHPLILFDANDPDQLHRCEQFGADILETSVAMGGTVTGEHGVGVEKLNSMCVQFSAEENAQMLALKAAFDPEGLLNPGKVIPTLNRCAEYGKMLVRAGAIKHPELERF from the coding sequence ATGTCCGCTAACGCCTCCCCCCCGACCTCTACCGCAGACCGCGCCACGCGCCAGCGTGAAGTGGTTGCCGCCCTGCGCAAGGTGCTGCCCGATGACTGCCTGCTGTGGCACGACGAGGACACGACGCCCTATGAGTGCGATGGCCTGACGGCCTACCGCCAGCGCCCGCTGGTCGTCTGCCTGCCCGAGACATATGAGCAGGTGCAAGCTGTGCTGCAGACCTGCCACGCGCTGCAGGCGCCCGTGGTAGCGCGCGGCGCGGGTACAGGCCTCTCCGGCAGCGCGCTGCCCATTGCGTTGGGCGTGACCTTGTCGATGGCGCGCTTCAACCAGATCCTGCGCGTGGACCCGGCAGCCTGCACGGCCGTGGTGCAGTGCGGAGTGCGCAACCTGGCCATCAGCGATGCGGCGGCGCCCTACGGCCTGTACTACGCGCCCGACCCGTCGAGCCAGATCGCCTGCACGATTGGCGGCAACATCGCCGAAAACTCGGGCGGCGTGCACTGCCTCAAGTACGGTCTCACCGTGCACAACGTGCTCAAGATCAAGGGATTTACCGTAGCGGGCGAGCCGATTGAATTCGGCAGCGAGGCGCTCGATGTGGCTGGCTACGACCTGCTGGCCGCCGTGATAGGCAGCGAAGGCATGCTCGCCGTGGCAACCGAGGTGACGGTCAGGCTCATTCCCAAGCCACAACTGGCGCGCTGCATCATGGCCAGCTTTGATGACGTGCGCAAGGCGGGTGACGCCGTGGCAGCGGTGATCGCCGCCGGCATCATCCCGGCAGGGCTGGAGATGATGGACAAGCCCATGACTGCTGCCGTCGAAGACTTTGTGCGCGCTGGCTACGATCTGACTGCCGAAGCCATCCTGCTGTGCGAAAGCGATGGTACGCCTGAAGAAGTAGCCGAAGAGATTGCCCACATGACCCACGTGCTGCGCCAGGCAGGCGCCACGGCCATCAGCGTGAGCAACAACGAGGAAGAGCGCCTGCGCTTTTGGAGCGGGCGCAAGAATGCCTTTCCCGCCAGCGGCCGCATCAGCCCCGATTACATGTGCATGGATTCCACCATTCCGCGCAAGCGCCTGGCCGATATCCTGCTATCGATTCAGGAGATGGAGAAGAAATACGGCCTGCGCTGCGCCAACGTCTTTCATGCAGGCGACGGCAACCTGCACCCGCTGATCCTCTTCGATGCGAACGATCCCGATCAACTGCACCGCTGCGAGCAGTTCGGCGCCGACATTCTGGAGACCAGCGTCGCCATGGGCGGCACTGTGACCGGCGAGCATGGTGTGGGCGTGGAAAAGCTCAACAGCATGTGCGTGCAGTTTTCTGCGGAGGAAAACGCGCAGATGCTGGCCCTCAAGGCGGCCTTTGATCCAGAGGGCCTGCTCAACCCTGGCAAGGTGATTCCGACGCTCAACCGCTGTGCCGAATACGGCAAGATGCTGGTTCGCGCGGGAGCGATCAAGCACCCGGAGCTGGAACGCTTTTAA
- a CDS encoding DUF6916 family protein, translating to MRFLTLEDFQPHVGTVFVGQLADSEVPFQLVEVQPLQSSAGAQLYRQPFSLVFRNESAVLFPQQTYSMRHASMGDQAIFVVPVARDATGFLYQAVFN from the coding sequence GTGAGATTCTTGACACTGGAAGATTTCCAGCCCCATGTCGGCACGGTATTCGTGGGACAGCTGGCTGACTCCGAAGTGCCTTTCCAGCTGGTGGAGGTACAGCCGCTGCAATCGTCAGCGGGGGCGCAACTGTACCGCCAGCCGTTTTCCTTGGTGTTTCGCAATGAATCCGCAGTGCTGTTTCCTCAGCAGACCTATTCCATGCGCCATGCGAGCATGGGCGATCAGGCCATCTTCGTGGTGCCTGTGGCACGCGATGCCACGGGCTTTCTCTACCAGGCCGTTTTCAACTAG
- a CDS encoding phage tail protein, translating into MSEPFIGEIQILGFNFAPRDWAFCSGATMPIQQNTALFSLLGTQYGGNGQTTFQLPNLMARAACSQGQGPGLTSRTIGEPFGSSAVTLLSTEIPNHTHTLQFFNQGDPAKRLSTPQANAALNLPSQASSKFFAPAGAMTPLAPTALQPAGGSQPHENRQPFLGLNFCIALQGVFPSFS; encoded by the coding sequence ATGTCTGAACCATTCATTGGCGAGATCCAGATTTTGGGCTTCAACTTTGCACCCAGGGATTGGGCGTTCTGCAGCGGAGCCACAATGCCTATTCAACAAAATACTGCGCTCTTTTCGTTGCTGGGTACCCAGTATGGCGGCAATGGGCAAACCACCTTCCAGTTGCCCAATCTGATGGCGCGCGCTGCATGCAGTCAAGGGCAAGGGCCAGGTCTGACATCCCGTACCATTGGCGAGCCGTTTGGCTCCAGTGCGGTCACCCTGTTGTCAACCGAGATACCTAACCATACCCACACCCTGCAGTTCTTCAACCAGGGTGATCCTGCCAAGCGCCTGTCCACACCGCAGGCGAATGCTGCGCTGAACCTGCCGTCGCAAGCTTCGTCCAAGTTCTTTGCTCCGGCTGGGGCGATGACTCCGCTTGCACCTACTGCGCTTCAGCCTGCAGGCGGCTCTCAACCCCATGAAAACCGACAGCCCTTTCTTGGCTTGAACTTCTGCATTGCCCTGCAAGGGGTGTTCCCCTCATTCAGTTAA
- a CDS encoding DUF6882 domain-containing protein, with the protein MGLWQKLFGWLNPSATTAAHTEAGAALQTTPGGTSPSGYQAAHEPAFDPHAELVAPTPVADERDIPGPSDSAQFQDAEDAAAQDTNQPDLFEAAAQAEAARLAAIPAVINNPGLRDALSTYAGIAWDRQIDFAEKVGDRPWSADTSQGLIAFGDDLRFRMQVLGSYAFESGSWQWIWANTQAEVAPAFTEVARQLLGFGNAQQLALFTQARSALREEDLHTIGLIAAGADESAGYYLGNYGEGILLALIDPGHGLPAPAASKPERVLTVVPQLISEFELNHRLLLRHYLEAKGFAVQDEGGQITASQGANRVSAKLDAQGRITAINGSLSG; encoded by the coding sequence ATGGGACTGTGGCAAAAACTGTTCGGCTGGCTGAACCCGTCGGCCACAACGGCTGCCCATACAGAGGCGGGCGCAGCGCTGCAGACCACACCGGGGGGCACGTCGCCTTCCGGTTATCAGGCTGCCCATGAGCCCGCGTTCGATCCCCACGCCGAGCTAGTGGCCCCCACGCCTGTGGCGGATGAGCGTGACATCCCCGGCCCGTCTGACAGCGCGCAATTCCAGGATGCAGAAGACGCCGCTGCGCAAGACACCAACCAACCCGATCTGTTTGAAGCGGCCGCACAGGCCGAAGCTGCGCGGCTGGCTGCCATTCCTGCGGTCATCAACAACCCGGGCCTGCGCGATGCGCTGTCCACCTATGCTGGCATCGCCTGGGATCGCCAGATTGACTTTGCCGAAAAGGTGGGTGACCGCCCCTGGTCGGCCGATACCAGCCAGGGCCTGATTGCGTTTGGCGATGACCTGCGCTTTCGCATGCAGGTGCTGGGCTCGTACGCGTTTGAATCAGGGTCGTGGCAATGGATCTGGGCCAACACCCAGGCCGAGGTGGCACCCGCGTTCACCGAAGTGGCCCGCCAGCTGCTGGGTTTTGGCAATGCGCAGCAACTGGCACTGTTCACCCAAGCGCGCTCTGCACTGCGCGAGGAAGACCTGCATACCATCGGCCTGATTGCCGCTGGCGCCGACGAGAGCGCAGGTTACTACCTGGGCAATTACGGCGAAGGCATTCTGCTGGCGCTGATCGACCCGGGCCACGGTCTGCCTGCACCGGCAGCCAGCAAGCCCGAGCGTGTGCTGACCGTTGTGCCCCAGCTCATCAGCGAATTCGAGCTGAACCACCGCCTGCTGCTGCGCCACTACCTGGAGGCCAAGGGCTTTGCCGTGCAGGACGAGGGCGGGCAGATCACTGCGAGCCAGGGCGCCAACCGTGTGAGCGCCAAGCTGGATGCGCAGGGCCGCATCACTGCCATCAACGGCAGTCTCAGCGGCTAA